A window of the Serinus canaria isolate serCan28SL12 chromosome 27, serCan2020, whole genome shotgun sequence genome harbors these coding sequences:
- the SGCA gene encoding alpha-sarcoglycan yields the protein MFLQASAGLWQRGDLHVVNVTSALDRGGRVPLPIEGRKEGVYVQVGSHSPFSPCLASAVSPQSRARCHRGQRPLASCYDTFAPHFSIRWCNLTLLQVAPSPTPPGPLWGPGVLEEGGGFEPPSEVPPRELLPAFLVTLLVPLAVAALLCLLLGHLMCCRREGVEKRDLQTSEAGSIPRCPRSIQLVHHSSIVGDTRELRLMAGRRDVPRPLSTLPMFNIRTGQRTDPMGSARQGARAPLLPP from the exons ATGTTCCTGCAGGCCTCGGCCGGGCTCTGGCAGCGCGGGGACCTGCACGTGGTCAATGTCACCTCCGCCCTGGACCGCGGCGGCCGCGTCCCGCTGCCCATCGAGGGCCGCAAAGAGGG GGTGTACGTCCAG GTGGGCTCGCACAGCCCCTTCTCGCCGTGCCTGGCCTCGGCCGTGTCCCCGCAGAGCCGCGCCCGCTGTCACCGCGGCCAGCGTCCCCTCGCCTCCTGCTACGACACCTTCGCCCCCCACTTCTCCATCCGCTGGTGCAACCTCACCCTG ctgcaggtggctcccagccccaccccgCCGGGGCCGCTCTGGGGGCCGGgggtgctggaggagggggGCGGTTTTGAGCCCCCCAGCGAGGTCCCCCCCCGGGAGCTGCTCCCCGCCTTCCTGGTGACGCTGCTGGTGCCGCTGGCGGTGGCCGcgctgctctgcctgctcctgggccACCTCATGTGCTGCCGCAGGGAGGGAGT GGAAAAACGGGACTTGCAGACGTCTGA ggctggctccatCCCGCGCTGTCCCCGCAGCATCCAGCTGGTCCATCACAGCTCCATCGTGGGCGACACGCGGGAGCTGCGGCTCATGGCCGGCAGGAGGGACGTGCCCCGGCCGCTCTCCACGCTGCCCATGTTCAACATCCGCACGGGCCAGCGCACCGACCCCATGGGCAGCGCTCGCCAAGGGGCCCGAGCCCCGCTGCTCCCACCCTGA